Proteins co-encoded in one Sporosarcina sp. FSL K6-1522 genomic window:
- a CDS encoding ATP-binding cassette domain-containing protein, producing MLDVQLRKKMPHFEMDVQLTVEREILVLVGPSGSGKTTILNAIAGLDTPDEGSSITLNGQVYFKGKGQCLAPQQRHVGYLFQDYALFPHMIVEKNIAYGVKQKMDQAARARIDQLVNVLGIGHLTKKYPHQISGGEKQRVALARALATEPSVLLLDEPLSALDRETRLQCQDELLRLHEMWKIPFIIVTHDMDEAEKLGDRILFLDKGTVREVVDNTSAK from the coding sequence ATGCTAGATGTTCAACTGCGAAAGAAAATGCCACATTTTGAGATGGACGTTCAGTTAACGGTAGAGCGTGAAATCCTCGTATTAGTAGGGCCTTCGGGGTCTGGTAAAACGACCATTTTGAATGCCATTGCGGGATTGGATACTCCGGATGAAGGCTCGTCGATTACGTTAAATGGCCAGGTCTATTTTAAAGGGAAGGGTCAATGTTTAGCGCCCCAACAAAGGCATGTTGGCTACTTGTTTCAAGATTATGCACTTTTTCCGCATATGATCGTGGAAAAAAACATTGCATATGGCGTTAAGCAGAAAATGGACCAAGCCGCTCGTGCGCGTATTGATCAATTGGTAAATGTGTTAGGTATAGGGCATTTAACGAAAAAATATCCCCACCAAATTTCCGGTGGGGAGAAACAACGCGTTGCATTGGCGCGTGCATTGGCTACGGAGCCATCTGTTTTATTGTTAGATGAACCGTTGTCTGCCTTAGACCGCGAAACACGTTTGCAGTGTCAAGATGAGCTACTTAGATTGCATGAGATGTGGAAAATTCCATTCATCATCGTGACGCATGATATGGACGAAGCTGAAAAGCTTGGCGATAGGATTCTCTTTTTAGATAAGGGGACAGTGCGTGAAGTTGTGGACAATACGTCTGCTAAATAA
- a CDS encoding helix-turn-helix transcriptional regulator, producing the protein MKDTTSYTTEEIAHILKVSKLTVYDLIKKGHLPSYRVGRQIRVDAHDLEAYKTQAKSGGTVAPSAAQPMTAHVENPTLAPTSPRQIIISGQDISLDLLANYIEKHSTAYRPLRSYTGSLNSLVAMYQGEADVVSTHLYDGDTNAYNLPYIRRMLVSHPYIVLHFLTRWEGFYVAKGNPYNIQTWADLTKPGIRMVNREKGSGVRVLIDENLRLAGIASRDIKGYAIEESSHIGVASKVVSGQADVGVGIEKTARLVDVDFIPIIQEQYDIVVMKTPRNEAIIQLLQDILQSEAFQKEVEAIGGYDLSQIGQVMYETF; encoded by the coding sequence ATGAAAGATACTACTTCCTATACAACTGAAGAAATTGCGCACATTTTGAAAGTATCCAAACTGACAGTTTATGATTTGATAAAAAAAGGACATTTGCCTTCATATCGTGTCGGACGCCAAATTCGGGTAGACGCCCACGATCTAGAAGCTTATAAAACACAAGCCAAAAGTGGCGGAACAGTCGCCCCATCGGCTGCACAACCAATGACCGCTCATGTAGAAAATCCTACACTAGCACCCACCTCTCCACGCCAAATCATTATTAGCGGCCAAGATATCAGCTTAGATTTATTAGCCAATTATATCGAGAAACATTCAACAGCCTATCGACCACTCCGCTCCTACACAGGAAGCTTGAATAGTTTAGTCGCGATGTACCAGGGCGAAGCAGATGTCGTCAGCACACATTTATATGACGGAGATACGAACGCCTACAACCTGCCATACATCCGCAGAATGCTCGTCAGTCATCCTTATATCGTCCTGCACTTTCTTACACGTTGGGAAGGCTTTTATGTCGCCAAAGGCAACCCCTATAACATTCAAACATGGGCAGATTTAACAAAGCCAGGCATCAGGATGGTTAACCGCGAAAAAGGCTCTGGTGTCAGGGTCTTAATCGATGAAAATTTACGATTAGCCGGCATTGCTTCACGGGATATTAAAGGCTATGCAATCGAGGAATCCAGTCATATTGGCGTTGCTAGCAAAGTAGTCAGCGGCCAAGCAGACGTCGGAGTCGGCATTGAAAAAACCGCCCGCCTTGTTGACGTGGACTTCATCCCGATTATTCAAGAACAATACGATATCGTTGTCATGAAAACGCCTCGTAATGAGGCAATCATCCAGCTACTGCAAGATATTTTACAATCAGAAGCGTTTCAAAAAGAAGTCGAGGCCATTGGCGGCTATGATTTATCCCAGATTGGGCAAGTGATGTACGAAACTTTTTAA
- the modA gene encoding molybdate ABC transporter substrate-binding protein yields MRKWLSLVVLLVLVMIPFGCSNEGDVKGAGESPSVKEQNVELMISAAASLTDALTDMKASFEKEHENIKLTFIFGSSGKLVQQIENGAPSDMFLSASKKDMDTLQEGKLLVEETRVDFTANELVLIANRDSTLTIDSFEAIDPAAIDHFAIGEPESVPVGRYTKEVLEHIGLWEPLAGKMVQGSDVRQVLTHVEMGNADVGIVYSSDAKISDKVKVLATANAEWHEPIVYPGAVISESKHVDEAKAFMAFLTSDAGKEILKRYGFK; encoded by the coding sequence ATGAGAAAGTGGTTGAGTTTAGTAGTCTTATTAGTACTCGTTATGATTCCGTTCGGTTGTTCAAATGAGGGGGATGTAAAAGGAGCAGGAGAGTCACCTTCAGTTAAAGAGCAGAACGTTGAATTGATGATTTCTGCGGCTGCTAGTTTGACAGATGCGTTAACAGATATGAAAGCTTCGTTCGAGAAGGAACATGAGAATATCAAACTGACATTTATTTTCGGTAGCTCTGGTAAATTGGTTCAGCAGATTGAAAATGGAGCGCCTTCAGACATGTTTTTGTCTGCGAGTAAGAAGGATATGGATACACTGCAAGAAGGCAAGCTGTTAGTAGAGGAAACACGTGTTGATTTTACGGCAAATGAATTGGTGTTAATCGCGAACCGGGATTCTACATTGACAATCGATTCGTTTGAGGCGATTGACCCTGCTGCAATTGACCATTTTGCAATAGGTGAACCTGAAAGTGTGCCGGTTGGACGTTATACAAAAGAAGTGTTAGAACATATTGGCTTATGGGAGCCGTTGGCAGGTAAAATGGTACAAGGGTCAGATGTGCGCCAAGTGTTAACGCATGTAGAAATGGGTAACGCGGATGTTGGAATTGTCTATTCGAGTGATGCGAAGATTTCCGATAAAGTAAAAGTGCTCGCAACGGCGAATGCGGAATGGCATGAACCGATTGTCTATCCGGGAGCGGTTATTTCAGAATCAAAACATGTAGATGAAGCAAAAGCATTTATGGCATTTCTAACGAGTGATGCAGGAAAAGAAATTTTGAAGCGTTATGGTTTCAAGTGA
- the modB gene encoding molybdate ABC transporter permease subunit, translated as MNTTDYTPLLLSLKVAGISTVIVFIVGTFFAHLFARKQFFGKSVIESLFLLPLVLPPTVVGFGLLILFGKQGWIGSWLLEWFDVQVVFTWIGAVIASVVVSFPLMYQSASAAFQNIDVRLENAARTMGASEWRVFRTIAFPLAWPGLLAGLVLSFARGLGEFGATLMLAGYIPGKTDTIPMAIYFAVESGQMEKATFWVVIIVALGFSTIMWLNWWSRRSLQRYKNEGV; from the coding sequence GTGAACACAACCGATTACACACCATTACTACTATCGTTAAAAGTAGCGGGTATCTCTACGGTTATTGTTTTCATTGTCGGGACGTTTTTTGCGCATCTCTTTGCACGCAAACAATTTTTCGGAAAAAGCGTCATTGAGTCGTTGTTTTTATTGCCATTGGTGTTGCCGCCGACGGTTGTGGGTTTTGGGTTACTGATTCTTTTTGGTAAGCAAGGTTGGATTGGCAGTTGGTTGTTGGAGTGGTTTGATGTTCAAGTGGTGTTTACGTGGATTGGTGCGGTCATTGCATCGGTTGTTGTATCGTTTCCACTGATGTATCAAAGTGCAAGTGCTGCCTTTCAAAATATAGATGTCCGTTTGGAAAATGCGGCGCGGACGATGGGAGCATCGGAGTGGCGCGTATTTCGAACGATTGCATTTCCACTTGCTTGGCCGGGGCTACTTGCGGGCTTAGTGCTGTCATTTGCGCGCGGACTTGGCGAGTTTGGTGCGACGCTCATGTTGGCGGGGTATATTCCCGGCAAGACGGATACGATTCCGATGGCGATTTACTTTGCAGTGGAATCTGGCCAAATGGAAAAAGCAACTTTCTGGGTTGTCATCATTGTCGCGTTAGGGTTTAGTACGATTATGTGGCTCAATTGGTGGAGCAGGCGGAGCTTGCAAAGGTATAAGAATGAAGGTGTTTAG
- a CDS encoding rhodanese-like domain-containing protein, which translates to MKEITTVELQELLEKGDQLHLIDVREADEVAEGMIPSAIHIPLGEVPERMSELDKEKAYIMICRSGGRSGRATEFLTAEGYDVTNMVGGMLEWAGATE; encoded by the coding sequence ATGAAAGAAATTACGACGGTTGAATTACAAGAGTTGCTAGAAAAAGGAGACCAGCTTCACCTAATTGACGTACGTGAGGCGGATGAAGTCGCAGAAGGAATGATCCCAAGCGCAATCCATATTCCCCTAGGAGAAGTGCCGGAGCGTATGAGTGAGTTGGATAAAGAAAAGGCTTATATTATGATTTGCCGTTCGGGCGGACGTAGTGGACGCGCAACAGAATTCCTAACTGCAGAAGGCTATGACGTGACAAACATGGTTGGCGGCATGCTGGAATGGGCAGGCGCAACGGAATAA